Proteins from a single region of Pungitius pungitius chromosome 4, fPunPun2.1, whole genome shotgun sequence:
- the drd4b gene encoding dopamine receptor D4b, translated as MSDISTDNGTLRGAAAADYNFPALIFGILLIVVIAGGNVLVCLSVYLEKALKTTTNYFIVSLAFADLLLAVLVLPLFVYAEFQGGVWSLNMVLCDGLMTMDVMLCTASIFNLCAISVDRFIAVSIPLNYNRKHVDQRQLVLLSATWLLALAVASPVIFGINRVPGRDPGECKLEDNNYVVYSSVCSFFIPCPIMVLLYFGIFRGLRHWEATRKVKLRSSIEACRKLQHAGVSTALPALPGTIPGPLPMPLPRIIERDLAQSRLDDTDEYLQQEIPYPRQYRENSVPTLTFSQQLHRKKRAKINSRERKAMQVLPVVVGCFLFCWTPFFVVHTTRAVCVTCYVPPALMSTVTWLGYVNSALNPVIYTVFNTEFKKFFKKFFRSCC; from the exons ATGTCGGACATCTCCACCGACAACGGCACGCTGCGCGGGGCTGCGGCCGCTGACTACAACTTCCCGGCGCTGATTTTCGGGATTCTGCTGATCGTGGTCATCGCGGGCGGGAACGTGCTCGTGTGCCTCAGCGTGTACCTGGAGAAGGCTTTGAAAACCACCACCAACTACTTCATTGTCAGCCTGGCGTTCGCGGACCTGCTGCTGGCGGTGCTGGTGCTGCCGCTGTTCGTTTACGCAGAG TTCCAGGGGGGGGTCTGGTCCTTGAACATGGTGCTGTGCGACGGCCTGATGACCATGGACGTGATGCTGTGCACCGCCTCCATATTCAACCTGTGTGCCATCAGCGTGGACag GTTCATCGCCGTGTCCATCCCCCTGAACTACAACCGTAAGCACGTGGACCAGCGTCAGCTGGTGCTGCTGTCGGCCACCTGGCTGCTGGCCCTCGCCGTGGCCTCGCCCGTCATCTTCGGCATCAACCGGGTGCCCGGCCGCGACCCCGGCGAGTGCAAGCTGGAGGACAACAACTACGTGGTGTACTCCTCGGTGTGCTCCTTCTTCATCCCCTGCCCCATCATGGTGCTGCTCTACTTCGGGATCTTCCGCGGGCTGCGGCACTGGGAGGCCACGCGCAAGGTCAAGCTGCGCAGCAGCATCGAGGCCTGCAGGAAGCTGCAGCACGCCGGCGTGTCCACCGCGCTGCCGGCGCTGCCCGGCACCATCCCCGGGCCGCTGCCCATGCCCCTGCCCAGGATCATCGAGCGGGACCTGGCCCAGTCCCGGCTGGACGACACGGACGAGTACCTGCAGCAGGAGATCCCCTATCCCCGGCAGTACCGGGAGAACTCGGTGCCCACGCTGACGTTCAGCCAGCAGCTGCACAGGAAGAAGAGGGCCAAGATCAACAGCAGGGAGAGGAAGGCCATGCAGGTGCTGCCCGTCGTCGTGG GCTGCTTCCTGTTCTGCTGGACGCCGTTCTTCGTGGTGCACACCACGAGGGCCGTGTGCGTGACGTGCTACGTGCCCCCCGCCCTGATGAGCACCGTCACCTGGCTGGGCTACGTCAACAGCGCCCTCAACCCCGTCATCTACACCGTCTTCAACACCGAGTTCAAGAAGTTCTTCAAGAAGTTTTTCcgcagctgctgctga
- the sirt3 gene encoding NAD-dependent protein deacetylase sirtuin-3, mitochondrial isoform X2, with product MASLVSSSLRSPVRLSVYLRSRTSRTLSANGRLGQRRSCPGEGATLCRPTVSPQWNGTRGFFSRGGGGSAEDQKTLEDIAEDIRERRYEKVVVMAGAGISTPSGIPDFRSPGSGLYDNLQQYDLPYAEAIFELSFFRHDPRPFFALAKELYPGNYRPNVTHYFVRLLHEKSQLLRMYTQNIDGLERLAGIPPEMLVEAHGTFATATCTTCLREYQGEELRADVLSGTVPQCPTCRGVVKPDIVFFGEELPRHFFKYLADFPRADLLVVMGTSMEAALCRWSPSPVWPERWAAPFPVCSSTATRWVRSPGAAAPATWCGWATWWRACGRWSTPSAGPASWKL from the exons ATGGCTTCTTTAGTGAGTTCGTCATTACGGTCACCTGTCAGACTAAGTGTGTACCTGCGCTCGAGGACGAGCAGGACGCTCTCTGCCAACG GTCGTTTGGGTCAAAGGAGGTCATGTCCAGGTGAAGGTGCCACTCTGTGCAG ACCAACCGTCTCTCCCCAATGGAACGGGACGCGGGGGTTCTTCtcccgcggcggcggcggctcagcCGAGGATCAGAAGACCCTGGAAGACATCGCCGAGGACATCAGAGAGCGGCGGTACGAGAAGGTGGTGGTGATGGCCGGAGCCGGGATCAGCACGCCGAGCGGCATCCCGGACTTCAG GTCTCCAGGCAGCGGCCTCTACGACAACCTGCAGCAGTACGACCTGCCCTACGCCGAGGCCATATTCGAGCTCAGCTTCTTCCGCCACGACCCCAGACCCTTCTTCGCCCTCGCCAAAGAGCTCTACCCAGGGAACTATCGGCCCAACGTGACCCATTATTTTGTGCGGCTGCTGCACGAGAAGAGTCAGCTTCTCCGCATGTACACGCAGAACATCGACGGGCTGGAAAGAC TGGCGGGGATTCCCCCCGAGATGTTGGTGGAGGCTCACGGAACGTTCGCCACGGCAACCTGCACCACCTGTCTGCGGGAATACCAGGGGGAGGAGCTCCGG GCGGACGTGCTGAGCGGGACGGTCCCGCAGTGTCCCACCTGTAGAGGCGTGGTGAAGCCCGACATCGTGTTCTTCGGGGAGGAGCTTCCACGTCACTTCTTCAAGTACCTCGCAGACTTCCCGCGGGCCGACCTGCTGGTCGTCATGGGAACGTCGATGGAG GCTGCGCTCTGCAGGTGGAGCCCTTCGCCAGTCTGGCCGGAGCGGTGGGCGGCTCCGTTCCCCGTCTGCTCATCAACCGCGACCCGGTGGGTCCGTTCGCCGGGCGCCGCCGCGCCCGCGACGTGGTGCGGCTGGGCGACGTGGTGGAGGGCGTGCGGGCGCTGGTCGACGCCCTCGGCTGGACCCGCGAGCTGGAAGCTCTGA
- the sirt3 gene encoding NAD-dependent protein deacetylase sirtuin-3, mitochondrial isoform X1, producing MASLVSSSLRSPVRLSVYLRSRTSRTLSANGRLGQRRSCPGEGATLCRPTVSPQWNGTRGFFSRGGGGSAEDQKTLEDIAEDIRERRYEKVVVMAGAGISTPSGIPDFRSPGSGLYDNLQQYDLPYAEAIFELSFFRHDPRPFFALAKELYPGNYRPNVTHYFVRLLHEKSQLLRMYTQNIDGLERLAGIPPEMLVEAHGTFATATCTTCLREYQGEELRADVLSGTVPQCPTCRGVVKPDIVFFGEELPRHFFKYLADFPRADLLVVMGTSMEVEPFASLAGAVGGSVPRLLINRDPVGPFAGRRRARDVVRLGDVVEGVRALVDALGWTRELEALMAAAALKAAEEKPVTKKTP from the exons ATGGCTTCTTTAGTGAGTTCGTCATTACGGTCACCTGTCAGACTAAGTGTGTACCTGCGCTCGAGGACGAGCAGGACGCTCTCTGCCAACG GTCGTTTGGGTCAAAGGAGGTCATGTCCAGGTGAAGGTGCCACTCTGTGCAG ACCAACCGTCTCTCCCCAATGGAACGGGACGCGGGGGTTCTTCtcccgcggcggcggcggctcagcCGAGGATCAGAAGACCCTGGAAGACATCGCCGAGGACATCAGAGAGCGGCGGTACGAGAAGGTGGTGGTGATGGCCGGAGCCGGGATCAGCACGCCGAGCGGCATCCCGGACTTCAG GTCTCCAGGCAGCGGCCTCTACGACAACCTGCAGCAGTACGACCTGCCCTACGCCGAGGCCATATTCGAGCTCAGCTTCTTCCGCCACGACCCCAGACCCTTCTTCGCCCTCGCCAAAGAGCTCTACCCAGGGAACTATCGGCCCAACGTGACCCATTATTTTGTGCGGCTGCTGCACGAGAAGAGTCAGCTTCTCCGCATGTACACGCAGAACATCGACGGGCTGGAAAGAC TGGCGGGGATTCCCCCCGAGATGTTGGTGGAGGCTCACGGAACGTTCGCCACGGCAACCTGCACCACCTGTCTGCGGGAATACCAGGGGGAGGAGCTCCGG GCGGACGTGCTGAGCGGGACGGTCCCGCAGTGTCCCACCTGTAGAGGCGTGGTGAAGCCCGACATCGTGTTCTTCGGGGAGGAGCTTCCACGTCACTTCTTCAAGTACCTCGCAGACTTCCCGCGGGCCGACCTGCTGGTCGTCATGGGAACGTCGATGGAG GTGGAGCCCTTCGCCAGTCTGGCCGGAGCGGTGGGCGGCTCCGTTCCCCGTCTGCTCATCAACCGCGACCCGGTGGGTCCGTTCGCCGGGCGCCGCCGCGCCCGCGACGTGGTGCGGCTGGGCGACGTGGTGGAGGGCGTGCGGGCGCTGGTCGACGCCCTCGGCTGGACCCGCGAGCTGGAAGCTCTGATGGCCGCCGCTGCTCtgaaa GCTGCGGAAGAGAAACCCGTAACGAAAAAAACACCCTGA